In Haloimpatiens massiliensis, the following are encoded in one genomic region:
- a CDS encoding ABC transporter ATP-binding protein, which yields MLEVKNIVKTYVTGELEFTALKSINLKIQKGEFTSIMGPSGSGKSTFMNILGCLDNQYQGEYILNGNDISDLKDDELAHIRNKDIGFVFQAFNLLPRMTLLENVELPMIYAGIPLRERKRKAIEALEKVGLGERIRHKSNEISGGQKQRVAIARAIVNNPKVIMADEPTGNLDTKSSVEIMKIFQNLNEDGATVVMVTHEEDIARYTKRIVKFTDGEIILDKSVENRIII from the coding sequence ATGTTAGAGGTAAAAAATATAGTTAAAACATACGTTACTGGTGAATTAGAGTTTACAGCGTTAAAAAGTATAAACTTAAAAATCCAAAAGGGAGAATTTACTTCCATTATGGGACCTTCAGGTTCAGGAAAATCCACATTTATGAATATACTTGGATGTTTAGATAATCAATATCAGGGAGAATACATATTAAATGGAAATGATATATCGGATTTAAAAGATGATGAATTAGCGCATATAAGAAATAAAGACATAGGTTTTGTATTTCAAGCATTTAATTTACTTCCAAGGATGACATTGCTAGAAAATGTAGAACTTCCTATGATATATGCTGGTATACCTCTTAGGGAACGAAAAAGAAAAGCAATAGAGGCGCTGGAAAAAGTAGGATTAGGAGAGAGGATTAGGCATAAATCCAATGAAATATCTGGAGGGCAAAAACAAAGAGTGGCTATAGCAAGAGCTATAGTAAATAATCCAAAAGTAATAATGGCAGATGAACCTACGGGGAATTTAGACACTAAGTCTTCTGTTGAGATAATGAAGATATTTCAAAATCTAAATGAAGATGGTGCTACGGTTGTTATGGTTACTCATGAAGAAGATATTGCTAGATATACTAAGAGGATTGTTAAATTTACAGATGGGGAGATAATTTTAGATAAATCAGTGGAAAATAGGATAATTATATAA
- a CDS encoding efflux RND transporter periplasmic adaptor subunit: MSKKKKVILWLIPVVIIGVLIYIGTINKNRNKHNKVKTAKVSTGNLEAYLSTSGKIRSKSLKEYFGVQGKVKSVNVEVGEKVKKGEVLIAYDVPDLNSAVRKAEIEYNNAVLQRKDLIAQRDDVKKKKSDIDNEIAKLEESNKLQNMKTIEELKSAKSKLQDISDEKVKQTENAVELAKLALNSAKENKNKSRSSIVCEKDGIVTALNVKVGAMDSGAQPVVVVQDITDLEVVMSLNKYDSSRVKLGQEALIISGGNKYKGKISSIDPVAKEEVSAVGKETSLGVYLDILDKSDNLKVGFDVDVDILVEKTQEALKVPTEAIKLDKKGNSFVYVVKDGKAEERKVKVGIQSDTQTEILSGLKEGEKVILNPNESIKNGVLVEEV, from the coding sequence ATGAGCAAGAAAAAGAAAGTTATTTTATGGCTTATACCTGTTGTAATTATAGGTGTTTTGATTTATATAGGAACAATTAATAAGAACAGAAATAAGCATAATAAAGTTAAAACGGCAAAAGTAAGTACAGGAAATTTGGAAGCATATCTATCTACTAGTGGAAAAATAAGATCTAAGAGTTTAAAGGAGTATTTTGGAGTTCAAGGAAAGGTAAAGTCAGTTAATGTAGAGGTGGGAGAAAAGGTTAAAAAAGGGGAAGTACTTATAGCCTACGATGTTCCAGATTTGAATTCAGCTGTAAGAAAGGCAGAAATTGAATACAATAATGCAGTTCTTCAAAGAAAAGATTTAATAGCACAAAGAGATGATGTTAAAAAGAAAAAATCAGATATTGATAATGAAATAGCTAAGTTAGAAGAAAGTAATAAGCTTCAAAATATGAAAACTATTGAAGAGTTGAAGAGTGCAAAAAGTAAGCTTCAAGATATTTCAGATGAAAAAGTTAAACAGACAGAAAATGCAGTTGAACTTGCTAAATTAGCTCTAAATAGTGCAAAAGAAAATAAAAATAAAAGCAGAAGTAGTATAGTGTGTGAAAAGGATGGCATAGTTACAGCTTTAAATGTAAAAGTGGGAGCTATGGATAGTGGAGCACAGCCAGTTGTTGTAGTTCAAGATATTACAGATTTAGAGGTAGTGATGTCTTTAAATAAATATGATTCTTCTAGAGTAAAGTTAGGGCAAGAAGCTCTAATAATAAGCGGAGGAAATAAATATAAGGGAAAAATATCATCTATAGACCCAGTGGCAAAAGAGGAAGTATCTGCTGTAGGAAAAGAAACTTCTCTTGGGGTTTATTTAGATATATTAGACAAAAGTGATAATTTAAAAGTAGGATTTGACGTAGATGTAGACATATTAGTAGAAAAAACACAAGAGGCTTTAAAAGTACCAACAGAAGCCATAAAACTAGATAAAAAGGGAAATAGCTTTGTATATGTAGTAAAAGATGGTAAGGCAGAAGAAAGAAAAGTAAAAGTGGGCATTCAGTCTGATACGCAAACAGAGATTTTAAGTGGATTAAAAGAGGGAGAAAAAGTCATATTAAATCCTAATGAATCTATTAAGAATGGTGTTTTAGTAGAGGAAGTATAG